The stretch of DNA CCTCCGGCCAGGGGTGCTTGGGATAGCGGCCGCGCATCTCGCGGCGCACCTCCGGGTAGCCGTTGGCCCAGAAGCTCTCGAGGTCGGCGGTGACCTGCAGCGGGCGCCGCGCCGGCGAGAGCAGGTGCAGCAGCACCGGCACCCGCCCCTCGGCCACGCGCGGCGACGCCTGCCAGCCGAAACACTCCTGCAGCTTGACCGCCAGCACCGGCAGCTTGCCCGACAGGCACGGCGTATAGTCCAGCCGAGGGTGCGCGCCGCTGGGGACCGCCAGGCGCGTCGGTGCCAGCTCGTCGAGGCGCGCGCGAAGCGGCCAGTCCAGCGAGTCCAGCAGGATGCGCGCCAGCGGCAGCTTCTCCACCGCCTCGAGGCGGCTGACGCCGTCGAGGTAGGGCGAAAGCCACTGCTCCAGGTCCTCGAGCAGGGCCGACGTCGACCAGTCCGGCCACGTCTCGCCCAACTCGCGGCGCAGCAGCGCCACCCGACCGCGCAGCTGCTCGGCCTCGTCGTCGAAGGGCAGCCGTTCTCGCCGTCGCAGGGCCGCCAGCAGCGCCTCGCGCACCGCCTCCGGCGGCAGTTGGCGAAGCGGCCGGCGCTCGAGCACCACGGCGCCGAGCCCCCTCACCTGCTCGCCGATCATACGGCCCTGGGCGTCGGACCACTCGAGGCTGGCGCGCCACTCACGGGCCTCCGGGTAGAGCGCCTCCAGGCGCGACGGGGCGAGCGCCACGGCGCGGAAGATGCGGGCACCGCTCGCCTCGCCGTCGAGCTCGGCGGCCACCAGCAGGGAGGCATGGGCCAGGGGATGGGACTCGGGCAGCGTGGCGAGGGTCCTGCCCGCCAGGCGGAAGCGGCCGGGCTCGAGGCGCTGCCCGATGCGCTCCGGGTAGGCCAGGGCCAGCAGCTCGCCCAGCGGGGCCAGGCTCCTCACGTCCAGCCCCCCCTTGTCCAGGCCGCCACCGGCGACCCGGGCCAGGCGCCGTACCTCCTGATGCCACTGGCGATGCTCCCGCGGGGCGGCCAGCCGCGCGGCCAGGGCCCGCTCCAGGTCCCGCTCCTGATCGAGGTCGCGTCCCTCAAGGGCGGCCACCAGCGCGCAGGCCAGCGGCCGGGCCTCGAGCTCGGCGGACCGCTCCAGCATCACGGCGAGGCGGGGATGGGTCGGCCAGCGCACGCAGGCGCGGCCCAAGGCGGTGAGATGGAAGGCCGCATCCAGCACGCCGAGCCGGATCAGTAGTTCCCGCCCGGCCGCCAGGGCCCCGGCGGGCGGCGGCGTCACCCAGGACAGCTCACCCGGGTCGCTGATCCCCCAGCGGGCCAGCTCGAAGGCGAGCGGCGCCAGGTCCGCCTGGCGGATCTCCGGCTCGCCGTGGGGCACCAGCGGCTGTTCCTCGGCCCACAGGCGGACGCAGCGTCCCGGCCCCTGGCGGCCGGCACGGCCGCGTCGCTGGTCGGCGCTGGCCCGGTTGACGCGCCGGGTCTCCAGACGGGTCAGCCCGGTGCGGGGCTGGAAGACCGGCACCCGCTCCTGCCCCGCGTCGATCACCAGTCGTACGCCGTCCACGGTCACGCTCGACTCAGCGATGGCCGTGGCCAGCACCACCCGACGCCTACCCTCGGGGTCCGGTCGCAGGGCGCGCCGCTGGGCGTCCAGCGGCAGGCGGCCGTGCAGCTCCATGACGGCGAGCCCGGGGGCCCGACCCGCCAGTTCGCGGGCCAGGCGGCGTATCTCGGCCACCCCGGGCAGGATGACCAGGGCGTCGCCCGTCGCGTCCTCGTCCAGCGCCTCGAGCACCGCCGCGGCCTGCTGGCGGACAGCGTCCTCGCGGGGCCGCAGCGGGCGGTGACGGGTCTCGACGGGAAAGTGGCGCCCGGGGCAGTCGATCACCGGCGTGGCCTCGCCCAGCACCCCCAGCAGGGCCTCGACGTCCAGGGTGGCCGACATCACCAGCAGGCGCAGGTCGTCGCGCAGGCCCTGCTGGGCATCGAGGGTCAGGGCCAGGCCGAGGTCGGCCTCCAGGCTGCGCTCGTGGAACTCGTCGAAGATCACCCCGGCCACGCCCTCGAGCATCGGGTCGTCCTGGAGCATGCGGGTCAGCACGCCCTGGGTGACCACCTCGAGACGGGTCGAGGGCCCCACCCGGCTCTCGCCGCGCATCCGGTAGCCCACCGTCTCGCCCACCGGCTCGCCGAGGGTCTCGGCCATGAAGCCGGCCGCCAGCCGCGCCGCCACCCGCCGGGGCTCCAGCAGCAGCAGCCGGCCTTCGCGACACCAGGGCGCGTCGAGCAGCGCCAGGGGCACTCGGGTGGTCTTGCCGGCCCCGGGCTCGGCCACCAGCAAGGCCCGGACATGGGTGTCCAGGGCCTCGCGGATCGCCGGCAGGCGGGCGTCGATGGGGAGCTCGCTCATCGGGGACGGCTCCCCCCGCACTCCTCGAGGATGCCCCGGCAGAGGAAGGCGGTGAGCGCCTCGACGTCGGCATCGCCGAGCGCGTCCCGGCGAGCCTCGATGGCCAGGACGGCCCGTGGGGAAAGCTCATCGCGCATGGTGATACCGGCCTCCTCGGTGGCGTAAAGACTTCATCTTTTCGTATGCAAGAAACACGTTGAGTGTTGCCTATTCACTGCCTTCTTGACTGGTCTGGACCGGCGTCGCCTTCGACTTCATGAACTTCGTGCTGATCAAGGCCGCGACCGGGCGGATCGGCGAGATCATGCCGACCATGTGGGCCTGCGCCGCGCTGTCGGTCGTGATACTGATCACCGCGCAGTAAGCCAACACGGGGGGGCCGGGAAGCGACATCCCGTGCCCCTCGTTACCCCGGGAGAAATCAGGGGTGGGCGTGCCGCCCGAGAGATTCGGCGGCGTGATCGGGATGGCGAACCCCGCACCCCTTGATGACCACCCGGGTCAGGAAGTCGGTGATCTGCTCCAGGTCGTCGTCGCGCAGGGCATCACGCCCGGTGATGCCCAGCACCTGGGCCTCGAAGTCGGCGTAATGCTGGGTGGACGACCAGATCAGGAAGATCAGCCAGACCGGGTCGACCGGATCCATCAGGCCCCGGTCGGCCCACTCCCGGAACACCGCCGCACGGCTCTGCACCCAGTCGCGCAGCTCACCGCGCAGGTACTCCTGCAGGAAGGGTGCCCCGCCGAGAATCTCGCTGGCGAAGAGCCGCGACCCCTCGGGGTGAAGGCGGGACATCTGCATCTTGGAGCGGATGAAGGCGGAGAGCACCTCGGCCGGGTCGTCCTCCGCGGAGATGTCGTCGAGCATCGCGTTCCAGCGTTCCATCATGCGCTCGAGCAGGCGGACATAGAGCTTGCGCTTGCTGCCCATGTAATAAAGGACGTTGGACTTCGGCAGGCCAGCCTGCTCGGCGATTTCCTGGAGACTGGTCCCGCGATAGCCATGCCGAGCGAAGACGCGTTCCGCCGCCGCCAGGATCGCCTGCTCGTTGCGCCGTCGAATGGCGCCACCTTCCTGCTCGCTTGGGTGTTCTGGCTTGGCCATGGGCCCTCACTGCTCAAGATACGCACGCGTCGGCCACGAGCTTGCCTGATAGCCGAGCCACAAGGCAATTCGGCATTGGATCATCGCGATACCGGCAACGGAAGAAACACCGGAGGCAAGTCGAAGAGGAGGTCCTACGCCAGGGAGGGCGTCGGTAGCGCTCAGGGACGAGTTCACAGCGCCTCCTCAATGGTCCGGCACCCCGGGACTTGTCTTCGGAGAGAAAAAAAGCGTCATGACTTGTAAAAGCTGACCACCAGGTCAAGAATTGAGACATCCCCTGAGACTTCGGCCAACACAACCATAAACGGAGCCGACCATGATCGACTTCTACCTCAACGGCAGGCGTCAGCGATGCACCGATGTGAGCGCCGACACCAGTGCCCTCGAGCTGCTGCGCGAGACGCTGGGCCAGACCGGCACCAAGGAAGGCTGTGCCTCCGGCGACTGCGGGGCCTGCACCGTGGCCATCGGCGAGCCGGATGCCGCCGGTGAGCTCGTCTATCACAACGCCAACGCCTGCATCACGCCCGCCCACCAGCTCGAGGGCTGCCATCTGGTGACCGTCGAGGGCCTGGCCCGGGGCGAGCGACTGCATCCCGCCCAGGCGGCCATGGTCGACTGCCACGGCAGCCAGTGCGGCTTCTGCACGCCGGGCATCGTGATGTCGCTGTTCACCCTCTACGAGCACCAGCGCCGCCACCCCGCCCCTCTGACCCAGGCGCGCCTGGAGGACGCCCTGGGCGGCAACCTGTGCCGCTGCACGGGCTACCGGCCAATCCGTGACGCCGCGCTCGGCATGGGCGACTATCCGGCGGCCGACCCCGAGTGGGCCGAGGATGCCACGCTCGCCGGCCACGTCGCCGAACTGCGCAGCGCCGACGACGCGCCGGAGGCAGCGGGTCACTACCGCGTACCCCGGGACCTGGCCGAGCTGCGCGCCCTGAAGGCCAATCATCCCGGCGCCCGACTGGTGGCCGGCGCCACCGATCTGTGGCTCGAGACCACCCAGCAGCTCAAGGCGCTCGATGATCTCATCGACGTGCGCCGGGTCGCCGAGCTGAACGCCGTCGAGGAGACCTCCGAGGGCTGGTGGATCGGCGCCGCCGTGACGCTCGCCCGGCTGACCCCGCTGCTGGCCGAGCCCTACCCGGCCTTCGAGCACCTGATGCACCGCTTCGCCTCCTCGCAGATCCGCAACCGCGCAACCCTGGGCGGCAACATCGCCAACGCCTCGCCGATCGGCGACACCCCACCGGTGCTGCTGGCCCTCGACGCCCGGCTGCGCCTGGACGGCCCGCGGGGTGAGCGGGAACTGCCCCTGGCGGACGTCTTCCTCGACTACCGACACACGGCGCTGGCCGAGGACGAGTTCATCGCCGCGATCTTCCTGCCCAGGCCCATCCATGGTCAGCACCTCAAGGTATGGAAGCTCTCCAAGCGGCGGGAAGACGACATCTCGGCGGTGCTGGCTGCCTTCGCCTGGCGCCTCGAGGACGGCGTGATGCGCGACGTCCACCTGGCCTTCGGCGGCATGGCGGCGATCCCCCGCCGGGCACCGGCCGCCGAGGCCGCCCTGGAGGGGCGCGCCCCCGACGTCGAGGCCTTCGCCGCCGCCCGAGCGGCCCTGGCCAAGGAACTGACCCCGATGTCTGATGTGCGCGGCAGCGCCGAGTACCGGCGCCTTGCCGCCGGCAACCTGCTGGATCGGCTGCGCCTGATGATCGCCACCGAACGCGGCCCGGCCGAGGGCGGCCCGGCTGACCACCACGATCCTGCGACCAAGGTGACCCTCGATGCGTACGCTCACTGACATTGCCCAAGACGCCTCCCGGAGCAATCAGGGCGACGCGCCGCTGGCGAGGGAGGCCGTCGCCCCCCGGGGAGGCCCCGGCGCCTCCCGCGCCCACGACAGCGCCATCAAACACGTTACCGGCCGCGCCGCCTACATCGATGACATCCCGAGCCCCGCCGAT from Halomonas aestuarii encodes:
- a CDS encoding TetR/AcrR family transcriptional regulator; translated protein: MAKPEHPSEQEGGAIRRRNEQAILAAAERVFARHGYRGTSLQEIAEQAGLPKSNVLYYMGSKRKLYVRLLERMMERWNAMLDDISAEDDPAEVLSAFIRSKMQMSRLHPEGSRLFASEILGGAPFLQEYLRGELRDWVQSRAAVFREWADRGLMDPVDPVWLIFLIWSSTQHYADFEAQVLGITGRDALRDDDLEQITDFLTRVVIKGCGVRHPDHAAESLGRHAHP
- the hrpB gene encoding ATP-dependent helicase HrpB; the protein is MSELPIDARLPAIREALDTHVRALLVAEPGAGKTTRVPLALLDAPWCREGRLLLLEPRRVAARLAAGFMAETLGEPVGETVGYRMRGESRVGPSTRLEVVTQGVLTRMLQDDPMLEGVAGVIFDEFHERSLEADLGLALTLDAQQGLRDDLRLLVMSATLDVEALLGVLGEATPVIDCPGRHFPVETRHRPLRPREDAVRQQAAAVLEALDEDATGDALVILPGVAEIRRLARELAGRAPGLAVMELHGRLPLDAQRRALRPDPEGRRRVVLATAIAESSVTVDGVRLVIDAGQERVPVFQPRTGLTRLETRRVNRASADQRRGRAGRQGPGRCVRLWAEEQPLVPHGEPEIRQADLAPLAFELARWGISDPGELSWVTPPPAGALAAGRELLIRLGVLDAAFHLTALGRACVRWPTHPRLAVMLERSAELEARPLACALVAALEGRDLDQERDLERALAARLAAPREHRQWHQEVRRLARVAGGGLDKGGLDVRSLAPLGELLALAYPERIGQRLEPGRFRLAGRTLATLPESHPLAHASLLVAAELDGEASGARIFRAVALAPSRLEALYPEAREWRASLEWSDAQGRMIGEQVRGLGAVVLERRPLRQLPPEAVREALLAALRRRERLPFDDEAEQLRGRVALLRRELGETWPDWSTSALLEDLEQWLSPYLDGVSRLEAVEKLPLARILLDSLDWPLRARLDELAPTRLAVPSGAHPRLDYTPCLSGKLPVLAVKLQECFGWQASPRVAEGRVPVLLHLLSPARRPLQVTADLESFWANGYPEVRREMRGRYPKHPWPEDPLSAEATARTKRRG
- the xdhA gene encoding xanthine dehydrogenase small subunit, with amino-acid sequence MIDFYLNGRRQRCTDVSADTSALELLRETLGQTGTKEGCASGDCGACTVAIGEPDAAGELVYHNANACITPAHQLEGCHLVTVEGLARGERLHPAQAAMVDCHGSQCGFCTPGIVMSLFTLYEHQRRHPAPLTQARLEDALGGNLCRCTGYRPIRDAALGMGDYPAADPEWAEDATLAGHVAELRSADDAPEAAGHYRVPRDLAELRALKANHPGARLVAGATDLWLETTQQLKALDDLIDVRRVAELNAVEETSEGWWIGAAVTLARLTPLLAEPYPAFEHLMHRFASSQIRNRATLGGNIANASPIGDTPPVLLALDARLRLDGPRGERELPLADVFLDYRHTALAEDEFIAAIFLPRPIHGQHLKVWKLSKRREDDISAVLAAFAWRLEDGVMRDVHLAFGGMAAIPRRAPAAEAALEGRAPDVEAFAAARAALAKELTPMSDVRGSAEYRRLAAGNLLDRLRLMIATERGPAEGGPADHHDPATKVTLDAYAH